The Shewanella halotolerans region GACGCCGGGGGAGGTGGTCGAAGCCAACTTCGACATCATGCCCGTGGTGTATCGCATCAATAAAGGCAATCGTCTGCGGGTCGCCATCATGGGCGCTGACAAAGACAATATGGAGGCGCCGCCTTATCCCGAGGCGCAGCTCTCCTTAAGCGTCGGTGGTGCCAAGGCATCGCAAATCGCCTTGCCACTGATGTAGCGTGCTAATCCTAATGGATGATGACACGGCGGAGATAATGCCGCCGTTTCATCACAGATTTTACTGAGTATATCGGGTATCGGCACAGGCCAGGATACCCAGGTTATACCGGCCGGGCAGCGCTTGCCTTCGCGCCACAGCGCCCTCACTCGTGAGGGCTTTGTGCCAGAGTGCGGTTCACAAGGCCAACTTTCGCAGCCGTTAATGGAGTTTCTTTATGACAGTACCACTACTCAATGCCCGCGACATGGATTTCCTGCTATACGAATTCCTGGACACAGAAGGACTACTGCAGCGCCCCCGTTATTGCGAGCACAGCCGCGAGGTGTTTGACGCTACCCTGGAGACGGCAAAAACCATCGCCGAGAAATACTTTGCCAATCACAACCATAAAGGGGACGAGCAGGAGCCGACCTTCGACGGTGAGAAGGTGCAGATGATCCCGGAAACCAAGGAGGCTTGGGATCATTTTGCCGACGCTGGCTTTCTGGCCGCCCACTATGACTTCGAAGATGGCGGCATGCAGCTGCCAGAGATCATATTGCGCGCGGCGATGGCCTACTTCAGCGCCGCCAATACCGCCACCGCCGGCTATCCCTGCCTGAGCCTGGGGGCGGCTAACCTGATCCAGAGCTTTGGCAGCGATGAGCAGAAGGCCAAATTCATTCCCCCCATGCAGGAGGGCCGCTTCGCCGGTACCATGGCGATGACAGAGCCGGGCCAGGGCTCGGCGCTGGCGGATATCACCACCAAGGCGGCGCCACAGGCCGACGGCAGCTACCGGATCACGGGCCAGAAGATGTTTATTTCCGGTGGCGATCAGAGCATCACAGAGAATATCATTCATATGACCCTGGCGAAGATCGAGGGCGCGCCTGCCGGCGTCAAGGGGATCTCCCTGTTTATCGTGCCTAAGTTCCTGGTCAATGACGATGGCTCCCAGGGGGAGCGCAACGACGTGGCCCTGGCCGGTCTGCTGCATAAGATGGGCTTTCGCAACACCACCTCTACCGTCTTGTCTTTTGGCGAGAAGGGCGGCGCCGTGGGTTACCTGGTCGGCGAGCCTCACAAGGGGTTGGCCTACATGTTCCAGATGATGAATGAGGCGCGCATCTTCGTCGGCAGCACGGCGGCAGTGCTGGGCTACCAGGGCTTCAATGCCTCCCTAGAATACGCCCTTGAGCGTCCCCAGGGACGTCTGCCATCGAACAAAGATCCTGAGTCCAAGCAGATCCCTATCGTGCAACATGCCGACGTGCGCCGCATGCTGCTGGCGCAGAAGGCCTATGTGGAAGGTTCGCTGGCGCTGTGTCTGTATGCCAGCTCGCTGTTTGAAGATAGTCACACGGCGGATACTCAAGAGGCCCGTCAGCAGGCCTTCATGCTGCTGGACCTGCTGACGCCCATCATTAAGTCCTGGCCCTCAAAGTACGCCCTAAAGGCCAACGATCTGGCCATTCAGGTGCTCGGTGGCTCGGGTTATATCCGCGAGTATCCGGTGGAGCAGTATTATCGCGACAACCGCCTCAATCCAATCCATGAGGGCACGGAGGCGATCCATGGCCTGGATATCCTGGGGCGCAAGGTGCCTATGGGGAACATGGCCGCCTATGAGCTGTTCGTGAAGGCGGTGGAAGCCACAGCCGCCGAGGCCGCCACAAGAGAGGCGACGGCCGAGATGGGGCTCTCTCTGCTCGCGGCGCTTGGCAAACTAAGCAGGCTCAATGCCGTGCTGTTGCCCATGCTGGCCAAAGATCCTGATCTGGGCCTGGCCAACGCCACCCTGTATCTGGACGTGTTTGGCCGCATTACCGCCAGCTGGATCTGGCTACAACAGGCTAATATCGCCGCGGCCAAGTTGGCCGAAGAGGGCTCTCTGTCTGTCGATGACGCCAACTTCTACCAAGGTAAGCTGCAGGCGGCGCGTTACTACCTGGAGTGGGAACTGCCTGAGATCGACCCGCAGATCGCCCTGCTGGAGAGTTATAACAGTGTGCCCTTCGATATGCAGGACGCCTGGTTTCAGACCTAGGCTTGCTCAAGGGCTGTCTAAGGCGTGGCCTTAGATAACTCATAGCAAACAATGCCAGTCGCGTGTGCTCACCGACTGGCATTTTGCTATCTGGCGCCTAGGTATGACTCGAGTGCACAGATTCCCCTGGCAGCCCGCTGTTGGCGCCGAGTTGTGTGCTGACTGGGGAACTGAATAGGTGATACTGGGAGGGAGGGGCGCAGGCATTGAAGACGCCGGTGCCAGGAAAGAGGGATAAAAAAAGCCAGCCTGTGCGTCGCACTGACTGGCTTTGGGCTTATCTGATACCGGTAAAATGAGTTGTTTGACAGCCTTAGGATTTACCAGGTATCGATACAGTTACGTTTCTTGCCGCTGCGCTTCTCGGGTTTTGGCAGGCAGGCCAGGCCGCGAACGATCCAGTCACGGGACTCCATGGGATCGATCACCGCATCCAGCTCCAGATAGCTGGCGGTATTGATGGCGCTGCCATGGCTGTAGAGCTTATCCACCATGGCCTTGAAGGTGGCTTCGCGTTCATCTGGGTCGGCTATCGCCTCCAGTTGACGCTTGGCCGCGATACGCACCGCACCTTCTATGCCCATGGCACCAAACTCGCCACTTGGCCAGGAGGCGGTAAACACAGGTGCGGTGAAGCCGCCTCCCGTCATCCCCATGACGCCAAGGCCGTAGCCCTTACGCAGCACCAGGGCGAACAGAGGCACAGTGCTGTTAGCGCCGTGGACGAAGAGGCGGGAGATATGGCGCACCGTGGCGCGTTTTTCCGACTCAGGGCCCACCATGAAGCCCGGGGTGTCGCACAGGGAGATCATAGGAATGTCGTGGGCGTCACACAGCTGGATAAAGCGGGCCAGTTTGTCGCCGGCATCGGCATCTATGGCGCCGCCGAGGAAGCGTGGGTCGTTGGCGTACAGGCCGTAGGCCTTGCCCTCGATACGCACCATGGCGGTGATCATATTCTTGGCAAACTCGCGCCTTAGCTCCAATACCGAGTCCTTGTCACACAGGGTGTCGATCACTTCACGAATGTCATAGATGGCCATGCGGTTCTCGGGGATCAGGTGGCGCAATTTGCGCTGATCCGCCACTTGCCATTCGCTCAGATCCCCCTGGAAGTAGGAGAGATACTTCTTGGTGACCGCAACCGCCTCGGCCTCATCCTCTACCAGGATGTCGATCACCCCGTTGGGGCTGAGTACCGACGGCGGCCCAACCTCTTCGGGTTTATAGACGCCCAGGCCGCCCCCTTCGATCATCGCAGGCCCCGCCATACCTATGCTGGCCTGACGGGTGGCGATGGTGAGATCGCACACGCCGTAGAGGGCCGCGTTACCGGCAAAGCAGTTCCCGGCGGCGATACCCACGGTGGGCACCAAACCTGACAACTCACCCAGGGAGGAGAAAGTGTGCAGGTTCAGAAAGGCCACACCAGGGTAGTCGGTATCCGAGGGGCGTCCACCGGCCCCCTCGGCGAAGATCACCAGTGGCAGTTTCCACTTCTTACAGAGTTCCAGCAGGCGGTCGGTCTTCTTGTGGTTGACCAGGCCCTGTGAGCCCGCCATGACAGTGTAGTCGTAGGACATCACGGCGCAGCGCGCGGCTTCATCGCCGAAGCTATCGGCGTTGACTGTGCCTATGCCGGTGATCTTGCCATCGGCCGGGCTGATCTCCACCAACTTGTCGATGGCATGCTTCTGCCGCTGGGCGGCGATGGCCAACTGGCCATATTCGTTAAAGCTGCCTTCGTCGAGGAGATCGTTAAGGTTTTCCCGGGCGGTGCGCTTGCTCTCGCGATGGCGTTTGGCCACGGCCTCGCTGCGGCTCTCATCTAAAGTCTTGTCCCTGCGGTCGAAGAACTCGGCCAGGTTAGCGCGGATATAATCGAGATCGATCTCCATCTCGGTCTGACCGCCGCTGACCGAGACCTCGCCCGGCTGAATCACCGCCAAGATCTGATGCTCGTCGATCACCTCGCCGATATTGCCGGTTAGCACCTCGGTGACGATACCTGCGTGTTCAGATTTTACCGGGATCTCCATCTTCATCGCCTCGATGACGGCGATCTCCTGGCCGGCGTACACCTCATCGCCAGACTCGATATTGACCTGCACCAGCACGCCTGCGGTGGGAGACTTGACCCCCTCACAGCCGGCGGGAATGTTCACCGCCTGCACCGTTTCTTGCTGGTCGCTGGCGATGTTGAAGAAGTGCTCGTGGTGGTCATCATCGGCCAACAGCTCGGCCATGTGCGCCTCGACGAAGCGGGTGCTGAGGCGGTTGCGCTGCACCTCTTCACGCTGCAGCAGGTTCATCAGCAGCGCCTTGTTGCTTTGCACCCCGTCGATATTCAGCGCCTTGAGGCTGAGGTAGACCTTGTTCAGGGCGGCGCCGTAGTCCTCACCCTTGGCGATGATCTTGGCGCCCAATGAGTCGTAGCTGGGGCTGACCTTGTAACCTGCGTACAGATAGTCATCAACGCGCACGTTATGGCCGTTAGGCACCTGGTAGGCCTTGATCACTCCAGAGGCAGGCTTGGTGCTGCCATCGGGCAACATCTGCTCTAGGTTGATGCGGGCCTGAATGGCGCAGCCGCGTTTGATTGGCGCTTCAGTCAGTGACAGCTCCGCCAGCGTCTTACCGGCGGCGAGCAATATCTGTAACTTGACCAGGTTCAGGCCGGTGATCTCTTCGGTGATGGTGTGCTCCACCTGGATCCGTGGGTTGATCTCCATGAAGTAGAACTTGCTGTGATCGTCTGCGTCCAGCAGGAACTCGAAGGTGCCAAGGCCCTGGTATTTCACGTCGCTGGCGAGCTGCAATGCCGCCTCGATGATCGGCATGCGCGTAGCGTCGTCAAGGCTCGGGCTAGGGGCGATCTCCAGCAGCTTCTGGTTGCGGCGCTGCAGCGTGCACTCGCGCTCCCAGGCATGCACCGCGGCGCCCGTGCCGTCACCCAAGATCTGCACCTCGATGTGACGGGCGTGTTGCACCAGTTGCTCCACATACAGCTCGCCGCTGCCGAAGGCGATGATCGCCTCCTCGCGGCACTGACGATAGGCCTCGGCCAGATCCTCATAGCGGCTGACGGGACGCATGCCGCGCCCGCCGCCGCCGGCGAGGGCCTTGATCATCACGGCAGCGCCATCACCCAGGCTGGTGAAGAAGGCTTGCACCTCTTCCAGGCTGCAGGGCTTGTTGATGCCGCCGGTGAGCGGTGTGTCTGAGCGCAGGGCGGTTTCCCGGGCAGTGGCCTTGTTGCCCAGCAGGTCTAAGAGCTCGGCCGATGAGCCGATGAAGCAGATCCCTTCTTCCTGACAGCGACGCGAGAAGCTGCTGTTCTCAGACAGGAAGCCATAGCCTGGGTGCACGGCATCACACCCATGGGCCTTAGCCACGGCAATCAGTTGCTCGATATCCAGGTACGCCTTGACGCCGCGGCCCTGGAGGGCCACGGCCTGATCAGCCTTCTTGGTATGCAGCGACTGACTGTCGTCTTCGGCGTAGATTGCCAGGCTGTCGATGCCCATATCGGCACAGGTCTGTGCGATACGGATAGCGATTTCACCTCGATTGGCAATCAGGATCCGATTAAAAACACGTGTCATAAACTTTTCTCCAGATCCACCTTACGGATCTTGCCGGTGGCGGTCATAGGTAATCTCTCCTGGATGCGGATCTCCGGCACCTTGAAGATGGCCATGGCATTCACACACCAGGCCTGCAGGGACTCTTGGGTCTCATCGCAGCCGGGCTTTAGGGTAACGAAGGCCACGGGCACCTGACCCTTGCGCTCGTCGGGGCGGCCGACGACGCCGCATGAGGCGATGGCCGGATGTTGGCCCAGCATGCTTTCCACCTCTGTGGGGAATACGCTCATGCCGTTGACCTTGAGCATCTCCTTGCGGCGGCCCAGATAACGGAAGAAGCCTTCCTCGGTGATCATTCCCAGATCGCCGGTACGGTACCAGCCACCCTCTTCAAACAGGTTTTTGTTCAGATCTGGCTTATTCCAGTAGCCCGTGAGCAGGGTTGGGGTGCGGATCTGAATCTCGCCTTCCACGCCCAGGGGCATGAGCTCGCCAGTGACAAAGTCACAGATCTTGATCTCTGTGCCGGGCACGGGCAGGCCAAGGAATGCCGGGTCGAAGGAGAGATCCATGTCGTCTACCTGGAAGCCGCGGGTGAAGGTGTCACAGGTGTGGGTCTCTGTCATGCCATAGGCCACCTCGAACAGTGTGGTGCCGGTCAGCTCGCGCCAACGTTGACGGTAGTCTCTATTCAGTTTCTTGATGAAGGAGATGCAGGGCACTGTGGTTAGCGAGGTGAGGTCGAATTGGTGGAGCTGAGGGTGGTTGAGGATCTCATCCACGCTGTCTATCAGCATGATGGTCATATTCACCTTGTGGTGGTGAACCAGTTCCATAAAGGCCTTGGTATCCCAGCGGGCCATCAATACCAGAGTCGCGCCCGAATACAGGGGGAGCAGTAAGCCTGTGTCTTCGCCGGCAATCCAGAATTCCGGCAGGAAGCTGAGCATCACCAGATCTGTGCCTTCGGGGCCGACCTCACCAAAGGTGACCGGATAGTAAGAGGCCATGGTGCCTATCATGTTGCGGTGGGTGTGCATCACGCCCTTGGGCATGCCGGTGGTGCCGCTGGTGTAGTTGATGGCCGCAAGGTCGTCCAGCGCCGGGATATAGTCCAGCACTTCCTTAGACGCGTTATCTATCGCCTCGAAGAAATCGATGATGCCATCTGCCAAGGGGGTCTTGGGGATCTCAAACAGATCTGGCAGCACGGCGGTGATGGCGCGGGGCCTGACATCGGTATAGCTGGTGGTGATGATGTGCTCTATGCCCAGCTCCTGGCAGACGGGGCGCATGGTGGGCAGCAGGGCGTCGTAGCATAGGGCGACCTTAGGTTGACTGTCACCCAGCTGGTGGCGCAGTTCCATCTCTTTCGACAGTGGGCTCACAGGCATGTGCACGGCGCCGCACTTTAAGATGCCGAGAAAGGCGATGTGAAACTGCGGGCAGTTGGGCATGAATACGGCAACACCGTCACCCTGGCCCACGCCAAGCCCTCTGAGGACGTTAGCAAAGCGGGTGCTCATCTCATCCAACTGGGCGTAGGTCAGCTCATAGCCGTAGAACTGAATGGCCACCTTGGTAGGGGTGAGCCTCGCCCAGGCGGAGAGATACTCGGTGACCGGCTTTTCGCCATGGGGATAGATGGGCTCCCGTGGTGTGCCTTTGGGCCATCTAGCGGCTTGGAGTGCTTTGACCTGCTGGAGATAGGTTTGCTCGTTCATGTTTCTGCCTCGCTATTGTTGTTATGGGCCGGTACCGGTCATATCGTGCTAACTCGTGATTAGCCCTAGGGCACCACCTGGCGTTTTCGATTCAAGTCAACTCAGTCCTTGCAGCCGGAGCCGTTAACTGTCCTGCTTGAAATTTCTTATAGTCTTGTTGACGCTGAAGCGCCGTATCCCGCGGCCGTTTAGACCATGATTTTGGTCGGCAGCCATCTGTGGATTTCGGCATTAGGCATTACTTATACAGCAAATGTATAATTACAGTAACTATAAAAATATGTCAATTATGATGTTAATACTTACGACTTATTGTTAAATTAATTTACATTTGGGGTTGTGCGAACGTGACATCTCAGAGGCGAGACCGGCTTGGCGACGAGCTAACTAAAGTTCGTTTTATCAAGGCAGTAAGTTAGAATGTCGGGATATTTTTCATGTGCTTTCGAAAAAAAGCGTTTTTAAGAAAAGTGTTTTCGAGAAAAGCGTTTTCACTTGAAGCGTGCTCAAGGCGAGGTTTTAGGTGGCGGACGATATGGCAGAAGGTAAGGCTGAGGGGAAGGTAGAGGGCATGGCAGAAGATAAGGCTGGCGTTAAAACTGAAGGTAAGAGAGCCGAGATGAGTCTAAGAGAGCGTAAGAAGCAGCAGATGCGTCAAACCCTGCTGGATATCGCCGAGGAGCTTTTTTCGACCTTGCCCTTCGAGGAGGTGATGGTCGATGAGATCACCGCAAGGGCCAACATTAGCCAGAAAACCTTTTTCAACTACTTTCCCACTAAGGCACAGTTGCTGGAGGAGCTGCTGCTGAGCTGGTTGCGCCAGGTTAACCTCTGGCCGCTGCATACTGAGGGCGTGACAGATATTCGCTCGGCGCTAGTACCGCCAAATTTGCCTCAAATTCAGGAGTGGGTGATTGCCCATCGCCATGTGTTGCAGATGATCATGCGCCAAACAGAGTTATTTTCTTCAGTCTATTATTCGTCTCAGGTGCCTGCCGGCAAAAATTTGCTGTTCCCGCCCGAGTATCGTCAGCCGCGGGTGGACAGGGTCAAGTGGGCACAGGAGTTGGGGCTCATACGCGGCGATATCGCTCCACAACTCGTCTGTGAGATGTATGACCTGCTTCGTGTCGATATAGTGCAGCGTTGGCTGTGTATGCCCGACGAACAGGCTAACGGCGAGATTTATAAGCGCACCTACGAAGAGATGGTGGCCATCTTCTTCCGCGGACTGCAGCCCGACAGTAACTAGTCTGAACCAGGCCGGTCGTCAGTTAGCTTGGTGATCGCCATTTCTTGTTTGGTGCAAAGCCAGCCTCGGGAAAATCCCTCCACGACGAAAGCGCGCCCTATGGCGCGCCTTACCTTTTAACAAGTATCTACTGGCCGTGAGTTAGCTACACGGCCGTTCACCGATTAACCGTCTGCTAAGCCTGGTATTGGGCGAAGGTTTTGCCTTCTCTCACCAGCTGCTCCAGCAGGGGCGCAGGCTTAAACCACAGCTCTCCCTTATCCAGGGTGTCGCGGTACTTGTTCAGCGCCGTCAGCACAGTCTCCAGGCCTATCTCGTCGGCATATTGCATGGGGCCGCCACGGAAGATGGGGAAGCCGAAGCCGTAAGCCAGCACGATATCGATATCGCTGGCCCGCAGGGCGATGCCTTCCTCCAGGATCCGCGCCCCTTCGTTGATGATAGGGTAGATGGTACGCTCTAGGATCTCCTGGTCGCTTATCTGCTCAGGCGAGCGGCGGGTCACGCCGAACTCCTTGGCGGCCTCTGCGGCCAGTTCCAACACCTCCGGGTCCTCCTGCTTGTCGCGTCCCTCATAGATATAGAGGCCGCGACCCGTCTTCTGGCCATAGCGCTGCTTGGCGTATAGCTTGTGCAGTATGGCGAAGTGGCTGGGGTCCAGATCTGTGGTGAACGCCTTGCGATCTTCCCGGGTCAGGATGCCCACGTCGATACCCGCGAGATCGACCATTGAGGGCAGCCCCATAGGCATGCCGAACTCTGTGTGTACCTTGTCTATCTGCGCCGGACTCGCCCCTTCGAGGATCAGCGACATGGACTCACGCAGGTAAGAGTCGGTCGCCCGGTTGCCGATAAAGCCCCAACAGACGCCTGAGACCACAGGGACTTTCTTGATCCGCTGTGCCAGCTGCACTGTGGTGAGCAGGGCATCCGGCGCCGTCTTGTTAGCGCGCACTATCTCCAGTAGCCTCATCACGTTCGCCGGGCTGAAGAAGTGCAGGCCGAGCACGTCCTGAGGGCGGGAGGTCACCGCCGCTATCTCGTCAACGTCCAGGGTGGAGGTGTTGGTGGCCAGTATGGCGCCGGGCTTACAGGTGGCATCCAGGGTCTTAAATACCTGCTTCTTGATCTCCATCTTCTCGAACACGGCTTCGATCACCAGGTCGACATCGGCGATGTCGGCATAATCTGTGGTGCCGCTGAGCAGCGCCATACGCTCATCGAGCTGAGCCTGACTCAGCTTGCCTTTCTTGAGGGTGTATTCGTAATTCTTGCGGATCACCCCAAGGCCACGCTCAAGGGCCTCGCCGTTGAGATCCAGGATCTGGGTTGGGATCCCCACGTTGATGAAGTTCATGGCGATGCCGCCGCCCATGGTGCCAGAGCCTATCACCGCCACCTTGCGGATCTCGCGGGTCGCCGTGGTTTTAGGGTCTATGCCAGGGATCTTGGCAACGCCACGCTCGGCGAAAAACAGATGTTGCTGCGCGCGGGCCTGGGGCGTATTCAGGCACTCCATGAAGAGCTGATGCTCACGCTTAAGGCCCTCAGAAAGCGGCAGTTCACAAGCCGCTTCCACCGCTTGAATGCAGCGCTCGGGGGCGTAGTAGCCGCGGCTGCGCTTAGCAATGGCGGCGCGAAACTCGTTAAAGATCTCGCTGCTGATATTGCTGGTGTCCACTCTCATCTCGAAGCAGCTGCGCTTAGGCTTGTGCTGCGCGACCAGCTCTTGGGCAAAGTCGACCGCGGCCTGAATGAAGTCGCCGCCCTCTTGATACAAATTATCGATCACGCCTGCTTGTAACATAGCCGCGGCTGTGAGGGGACGACCACTGGTGATCATCTCAAGGGCCAGCTGAACGCCACCGATGCGGGGTAGACGCTGGGTGCCGCCGGCGCCGGGCAGAATGCCTAAGTTAACTTCGGGCAGTCCCAGCTTGGCCGCAGGCAGGGCGATGCGGTAGTCGCAGGCCAGTGTCAGCTCACAGCCGCCGCCAAGGGCCAGGCCGTTAATGGCGGCGACAACCAGCTTGGGAGAGTTCTCCAGGGCATCGCATACCTGGGGCAGGTTGGGCTCGGCGAGGGCGTCGTCGGAAGAAAACTCGCTGATGTCGGCGCCGCCGCAAAATAGCTTACCCGAGGAGGCGAGCACTATGGCATCGACCGACTCATCGGCTTCGGCTCTCTTGAGATCGGCCAGCAGGTGGGTGCGCAGCGCCAGCCCCAGGCTGTTGACTGGCGGCTGGTTGAGTACGATGACGGCGGTGCGTCCATGAATTTGGTACAGGGTGGCGTTCGTCATAGGGATACCCTTGTTATTGTTGTGAATGAGGATCAGATGGCAGAGACGCCACCATCGATGGCAATGGCCTGGCCTGTCATAAAGCCGTTGTCCGGGTTGACCATGTGCAGCATGGCGCTGACCACTTCGTTTGGCTCGGCCAGGCGGCGCATGGGCACGGCGCGGGTCAGCTGCTCGATTAGCGCGGGATCGACTCCCTCGGTCACCATAGGTGTTGGGGTGAAGAAGGGGCAGATGGCGTTGACCTGGATACCCTGGGCGGCAAACTCCAGCGCCGCGGTGCGGGTAATGCCGACCACGGCATGCTTGGCGGCCACATAGGGGGTCAGCTTGGGGGCGCCGTTAATGCCGGCCATGGAGGCGACATTTAAGATCGCCCCACATTTATGTTTCTGCATCAGAGGGATCTGCGCCTTCATGCCGAAGAACACCCCCTTGGTATTGATGGCGAAGCTAAGGTCCATGTCGGCCTCAGTGGTGTCCAGCAGGCTCTTCATGGGCGCAGAGATACCGGCATTGTTGATGGCGATATCCAGGCGGCCAAAACTCTTTTCGGCCAGCTGAGCCAGGGCCTGCTGATCGGCCTCTATGCTCACATCACAGCGCAGACCGACCGCGCACTCACCCAGTTCGCTGCACAGGGCGTCGAGCGCCGTTTCATTAATATCGCCCAGCACCAGCTTGGCGCCCTGAGGGGCCAAACGCTGGGCCAGCAGCTTGCCAAAACCGCTGGCGGCGCCTGTGATCAGCACCACCTTACCTTCAAAATTCGACTGCATTGATTCTTCCTCTGTTAGAGCGTCAGGCCGCCATCCACCACCAGGGTTTCCCCCGTGGTGTAGCTGCTGGCATCGCTGACTAGGTAGAGCACGGCGCCGGCCATCTCGCTGGGCACGGCGTGGCGGCCCATGGGGATCCTGGCGATCAGCTGCTGATAGATCTTGTCGTTACTGAACAGGGCGCCGGCAAACTGGGTCTTGGTGAAACCAGGCAGCAGGGCGTTGCAGCGGATCCCAAGCGGCGCGCACTCCTTGGCAAAGGCCTTGGTCATGCTGACCACGGCCGCCTTGCTGATGGAGTAGATCCCCTGCATCTCGCCGGGCTGCAGCGCATTGACCGAGGCGGTGTTGAGGATCACCCCGTGGCCCTGCTCGCGCATCATGCGACCGGCGGTGACC contains the following coding sequences:
- a CDS encoding acyl-CoA dehydrogenase, whose protein sequence is MTVPLLNARDMDFLLYEFLDTEGLLQRPRYCEHSREVFDATLETAKTIAEKYFANHNHKGDEQEPTFDGEKVQMIPETKEAWDHFADAGFLAAHYDFEDGGMQLPEIILRAAMAYFSAANTATAGYPCLSLGAANLIQSFGSDEQKAKFIPPMQEGRFAGTMAMTEPGQGSALADITTKAAPQADGSYRITGQKMFISGGDQSITENIIHMTLAKIEGAPAGVKGISLFIVPKFLVNDDGSQGERNDVALAGLLHKMGFRNTTSTVLSFGEKGGAVGYLVGEPHKGLAYMFQMMNEARIFVGSTAAVLGYQGFNASLEYALERPQGRLPSNKDPESKQIPIVQHADVRRMLLAQKAYVEGSLALCLYASSLFEDSHTADTQEARQQAFMLLDLLTPIIKSWPSKYALKANDLAIQVLGGSGYIREYPVEQYYRDNRLNPIHEGTEAIHGLDILGRKVPMGNMAAYELFVKAVEATAAEAATREATAEMGLSLLAALGKLSRLNAVLLPMLAKDPDLGLANATLYLDVFGRITASWIWLQQANIAAAKLAEEGSLSVDDANFYQGKLQAARYYLEWELPEIDPQIALLESYNSVPFDMQDAWFQT
- a CDS encoding carboxyl transferase domain-containing protein, whose protein sequence is MTRVFNRILIANRGEIAIRIAQTCADMGIDSLAIYAEDDSQSLHTKKADQAVALQGRGVKAYLDIEQLIAVAKAHGCDAVHPGYGFLSENSSFSRRCQEEGICFIGSSAELLDLLGNKATARETALRSDTPLTGGINKPCSLEEVQAFFTSLGDGAAVMIKALAGGGGRGMRPVSRYEDLAEAYRQCREEAIIAFGSGELYVEQLVQHARHIEVQILGDGTGAAVHAWERECTLQRRNQKLLEIAPSPSLDDATRMPIIEAALQLASDVKYQGLGTFEFLLDADDHSKFYFMEINPRIQVEHTITEEITGLNLVKLQILLAAGKTLAELSLTEAPIKRGCAIQARINLEQMLPDGSTKPASGVIKAYQVPNGHNVRVDDYLYAGYKVSPSYDSLGAKIIAKGEDYGAALNKVYLSLKALNIDGVQSNKALLMNLLQREEVQRNRLSTRFVEAHMAELLADDDHHEHFFNIASDQQETVQAVNIPAGCEGVKSPTAGVLVQVNIESGDEVYAGQEIAVIEAMKMEIPVKSEHAGIVTEVLTGNIGEVIDEHQILAVIQPGEVSVSGGQTEMEIDLDYIRANLAEFFDRRDKTLDESRSEAVAKRHRESKRTARENLNDLLDEGSFNEYGQLAIAAQRQKHAIDKLVEISPADGKITGIGTVNADSFGDEAARCAVMSYDYTVMAGSQGLVNHKKTDRLLELCKKWKLPLVIFAEGAGGRPSDTDYPGVAFLNLHTFSSLGELSGLVPTVGIAAGNCFAGNAALYGVCDLTIATRQASIGMAGPAMIEGGGLGVYKPEEVGPPSVLSPNGVIDILVEDEAEAVAVTKKYLSYFQGDLSEWQVADQRKLRHLIPENRMAIYDIREVIDTLCDKDSVLELRREFAKNMITAMVRIEGKAYGLYANDPRFLGGAIDADAGDKLARFIQLCDAHDIPMISLCDTPGFMVGPESEKRATVRHISRLFVHGANSTVPLFALVLRKGYGLGVMGMTGGGFTAPVFTASWPSGEFGAMGIEGAVRIAAKRQLEAIADPDEREATFKAMVDKLYSHGSAINTASYLELDAVIDPMESRDWIVRGLACLPKPEKRSGKKRNCIDTW
- a CDS encoding AMP-binding protein — encoded protein: MNEQTYLQQVKALQAARWPKGTPREPIYPHGEKPVTEYLSAWARLTPTKVAIQFYGYELTYAQLDEMSTRFANVLRGLGVGQGDGVAVFMPNCPQFHIAFLGILKCGAVHMPVSPLSKEMELRHQLGDSQPKVALCYDALLPTMRPVCQELGIEHIITTSYTDVRPRAITAVLPDLFEIPKTPLADGIIDFFEAIDNASKEVLDYIPALDDLAAINYTSGTTGMPKGVMHTHRNMIGTMASYYPVTFGEVGPEGTDLVMLSFLPEFWIAGEDTGLLLPLYSGATLVLMARWDTKAFMELVHHHKVNMTIMLIDSVDEILNHPQLHQFDLTSLTTVPCISFIKKLNRDYRQRWRELTGTTLFEVAYGMTETHTCDTFTRGFQVDDMDLSFDPAFLGLPVPGTEIKICDFVTGELMPLGVEGEIQIRTPTLLTGYWNKPDLNKNLFEEGGWYRTGDLGMITEEGFFRYLGRRKEMLKVNGMSVFPTEVESMLGQHPAIASCGVVGRPDERKGQVPVAFVTLKPGCDETQESLQAWCVNAMAIFKVPEIRIQERLPMTATGKIRKVDLEKSL
- a CDS encoding TetR/AcrR family transcriptional regulator; the protein is MAEGKAEGKVEGMAEDKAGVKTEGKRAEMSLRERKKQQMRQTLLDIAEELFSTLPFEEVMVDEITARANISQKTFFNYFPTKAQLLEELLLSWLRQVNLWPLHTEGVTDIRSALVPPNLPQIQEWVIAHRHVLQMIMRQTELFSSVYYSSQVPAGKNLLFPPEYRQPRVDRVKWAQELGLIRGDIAPQLVCEMYDLLRVDIVQRWLCMPDEQANGEIYKRTYEEMVAIFFRGLQPDSN
- a CDS encoding 3-hydroxyacyl-CoA dehydrogenase NAD-binding domain-containing protein → MTNATLYQIHGRTAVIVLNQPPVNSLGLALRTHLLADLKRAEADESVDAIVLASSGKLFCGGADISEFSSDDALAEPNLPQVCDALENSPKLVVAAINGLALGGGCELTLACDYRIALPAAKLGLPEVNLGILPGAGGTQRLPRIGGVQLALEMITSGRPLTAAAMLQAGVIDNLYQEGGDFIQAAVDFAQELVAQHKPKRSCFEMRVDTSNISSEIFNEFRAAIAKRSRGYYAPERCIQAVEAACELPLSEGLKREHQLFMECLNTPQARAQQHLFFAERGVAKIPGIDPKTTATREIRKVAVIGSGTMGGGIAMNFINVGIPTQILDLNGEALERGLGVIRKNYEYTLKKGKLSQAQLDERMALLSGTTDYADIADVDLVIEAVFEKMEIKKQVFKTLDATCKPGAILATNTSTLDVDEIAAVTSRPQDVLGLHFFSPANVMRLLEIVRANKTAPDALLTTVQLAQRIKKVPVVSGVCWGFIGNRATDSYLRESMSLILEGASPAQIDKVHTEFGMPMGLPSMVDLAGIDVGILTREDRKAFTTDLDPSHFAILHKLYAKQRYGQKTGRGLYIYEGRDKQEDPEVLELAAEAAKEFGVTRRSPEQISDQEILERTIYPIINEGARILEEGIALRASDIDIVLAYGFGFPIFRGGPMQYADEIGLETVLTALNKYRDTLDKGELWFKPAPLLEQLVREGKTFAQYQA